The genomic stretch CTGATCTGCTGCTTCCCGTCGCCTCCCTGCGGGCTGTCGCCCTTGCCGTCATGGCGGCAGGGACGGTGACCTCCCTCGTGGTTTACCGTAAAATGGTCGCCCAACGGGGACTGGGCAGTTGGCCTTCCCTGATCCCCATGATCCTTCTTGGCATCGTCGTCTTTGGAGGCCTGGTCAAATGGCTCTTCTGAGGTTTTTCCTCACTGCTGTTTTCCTCGCCGTGACGGCGGTCCCTGCCCCTGGCCACCACATGGGGAAATCGGTCCCCATTGCCCACTCCGGGGGGCCGGTTGCCGACCTCGCGGGCAACGTCGTGGCCGCCTATTTCGAGGAGCAGCTGGGAAGGGATACGGAGCTTTTCACCAGAAGCTCCGTGGAAGAATGCTTCCGGGACATCACGGAAAAGGAGGCCCCCATGGCGCTGGTTCCGGTGGTACCCCGTGACAGGATCCCGGACGGCATCGTGATCGTTCTCCCGGGGATCGACACCGGCCAGGGAGTGTTCACCCTTGCCATGGGCAGCGACGCCCGGGGAGAACTGCAGTTCAGCCTGGTGCCGCGCTACATGGAAAAACTGGGCTCCGGGCTGTCTTCGGAAGCCTGGGAAAAGGGCCTTGCCAGGGTCAAGGCAGGGGAAGGCGCCCGGAAGGTGGCCCTGGATATGCTCAGAGAAGGGGACCTTTGAGCTGCCGGCTGATCGCCGCCAGGTGGAAAGTGGAAGGTGGAAAGTGGAATCAGATATCTCTATTTGAGGACACGGAGACGCGGCGCGTGGGGGCATGGGAGCGTGGGGGCTTGGGGGAAAAGAGCTGAGAAACGTACCTTCATGGTTGTCACTGCGAGCCGGAACCGAGCGCGGCAGTCCCGGGATCGCTTCACACGTTTTTTTGTTCGCGATGACATTTTTTGTAATGTTTTCTCCTGGATTTTGGACCTTGGATCTTGGATTCGATAGTTTTGAAACGTGAAACGTGGAACCTGAGCGAAGCGAGCACCTGACCGAAGCGAGCCTATGAGATCTGAGATGAAAATATTGAGAGTTCTATCGGCAGTCAGCCTGGTTGTGGCCCTCACCTCGTGTCAGCCTGGAGCAAAAGCGCCGGCAGAGCAGGCTGTTACCGATGCGAAGCCCATCCGCATCGGGTACATGATCTGCGACGGTCTCGGGGAGACGAAGAGCCGCTTCGAGCCCCTGACCCGCTACCTGGAGGAAAAAACCGGACTGCCCTTCGAGCCGGTCTACCTCAACACCTTCGAGGTACCGGAGGCCTTCGAAAAGGGTGACCTGGATATCACCCACACCAACTCCCTCCTCTACGTGATCATGCGTGAGAAGGGGCTTGAACCCCTCGCAGGGGAAAAGAGGGGCAGCCTGGGCTTCATGAGCGCCGGGGGGATCGTGGTCAAGGCCGACAGCCCCATCGTGGAAATGGCGGACCTTGCGGGGAAGCGCATGGCTTTCGGACCCCAGCTGGCCCCCACCGGGTTCCTCTCCCAGTACGAGCTTCTCCTGGATGCCGGGATCGATCCCGAGATGGATCTCGATTACTACGCTATTC from bacterium encodes the following:
- a CDS encoding phosphate/phosphite/phosphonate ABC transporter substrate-binding protein, which encodes MKILRVLSAVSLVVALTSCQPGAKAPAEQAVTDAKPIRIGYMICDGLGETKSRFEPLTRYLEEKTGLPFEPVYLNTFEVPEAFEKGDLDITHTNSLLYVIMREKGLEPLAGEKRGSLGFMSAGGIVVKADSPIVEMADLAGKRMAFGPQLAPTGFLSQYELLLDAGIDPEMDLDYYAIPGGAYKHEKVVYGVWMGAYDAAAVPLLDLEFMIRDGKIGPDDLRIIAQSDPIPYCVFGIAPGVVPERAARIRSLLLNLLPADTVALDGEVRSVLKSAGVEGFVPIEDSDFDRVREMARKTKMPPYQEF